Proteins found in one Rhinolophus ferrumequinum isolate MPI-CBG mRhiFer1 chromosome 9, mRhiFer1_v1.p, whole genome shotgun sequence genomic segment:
- the EVA1B gene encoding protein eva-1 homolog B, translated as MDAPRRDMELISNSLAAYAHIRANPESFGLYFVLGVCFGLLLTLCLLVISISCAPRPRPRGPAQHRDPRSSTLEAEDMDEEEDTVTRLGPDDTLPGPELSSEPDGPLGVNVFTSAEELERAQRLEERERILREIWRTGQPDLLGTGTLGPSSTATGTLGRMHYY; from the exons ATGGATGCCCCGCGAAGGGACATGGAGTTGATCAGCAACAGCCTGGCGGCCTACGCACACATCCGTG ctAACCCCGAGAGCTTTGGCCTCTACTTCGTGCTGGGTGTCTGTTTTGGCCTGCTGCTAACCCTGTGCCTGCTAGTCATCAGCATCTCCTGCGCGCCCCGCCCGCGGCCCCGGGGCCCCGCTCAGCACCGAGACCCCCGCAGCAGCACCCTGGAGGCTGAGGACATGGACGAGGAAGAGGACACGGTGACGCGGCTGGGCCCCGATGACACGCTGCCTGGTCCCGAGCTGTCCAGCGAGCCCGACGGGCCTCTGGGCGTCAACGTTTTCACGTCAGCGGAGGAGCTGGAGCGGGCACAGCGCCTGGAGGAGCGGGAACGGATCCTGCGGGAGATCTGGCGCACCGGTCAGCCAGACCTGTTGGGCACCGGCACACTGGGGCCCAGTTCCACAGCTACAGGCACCCTGGGTCGCATGCACTATTACTGA